CGACCGGATAGCCCAGCGACAGACAGGTGCTTAAAACCTGCATTTCCCGGCAAAACACCCCTCGATCGCTTAACGCCAGCTTCCCCAGCCGATCGCCCAGATGCACATCCACTCCTGCATCGTAGAACACCAGATCGGGCTTGACCTGCGAGAGGAGATCGGGCAGGTAGGCTGCCAGAGTTTGCAGGTACTCGTCGTCCTCCATCCCTTCGGGGAGGGGCACATCCAGATCGCTTTGCTGCTTTGTGCCGGGAAAATTCACGCCGCAGTGCATCGAGAAGGTGAACACACGCGGATCGTTTTGAAAGATAAAGGCAGTGCCGTCCCCCTGATGCACATCCAGATCGACAATCAGGATCTTCTGAACCAGACCCTCCTGAAGCAGCACTCGTGAGGCGATCGCCAGGTCGTTAAAAATGCAAAAGCCAGAACCATAGTCCGGAAACGCATGATGGGTTCCCCCTGCGGTCTGACAGGCTAATCCTCGCTGTAATGCCAGCCGTGCCGTGAGAATCGTTCCACCCACTGCAATACAGGTACGGTTCACCAGGGCAGGACTCCAGGGTAGCCCAATCCGTCGCTGTGCCTTGGGGTCGAGGGTTCCCTCTCGATAAGCCTGGACGTATTCCGATGTATGCACGGCTTGAATCCAGTCGATCGGCGGCAGTTCGGGCTGATGAAACTGGGAAGGATGGGCAACCCCATCGGCGATCAGCGCCTCGTAGAGGAGCCGAAACTTCTGCATCGGAAATCGATGTCCGGGAGGCAGGGGGGCGATGTAGTTGGGGTGGTAGATGAGGGGGAGATCCATTTGGGGTGGATGGGTGGGCGAGTGGATGAGTGGATGAGTGGGGAGTGGGGAGTAGGAGTTTGGGCAGGGCGATCGAACTTCAGTTAAGAGACGTAGTTTGGGTGGAGGTTTGGCTCTCAAACGATGCAACGATTCCCCCAAGCGAAGATGCTGAGGAGAGCGAATTAAATGCCCTAAATGTTTTGTGGACTGGGTGTCTTCCCCTGCCCTTCGGGATCTGCACCGTTTTCAGCGAGATTGAAGCTACAACCCTAAAAGACAAGATAGTGCATCAGGTCTGCGGTGAGGGAAGCGGGGAGGTTGAGGCGCTGCTGGAGGTCAGCGAGATTGCGGTAGGGGCGGGATTGACGCTGCTGGACGATCGCTTGTGCCAGGATAGGGTCGATCGCAGGGAGGCGCAGGAGCTGTTCTAGGGAGGCGGTGTTGGCATTGAGGCGGGCAATCTGATCCAGGCGATCGGGGTCGTAGTAGCAGAATTGCAGGACGGGTTCCAGGGGGCGAAGGCGCTGAATGGGAAGATTTAAAGCCGCAGCGATATCCTCGATGCAGTGGAACGCAACGCCGGACTGAGAGAGGGCAACCAGCGATCGTGCCTGATGGATTGAAAGTCCGGGAAGCCGCAGCCAGTCATCGACGCAGGCTTGATTTACGTCAATCCGAATGCCTAAAGCCGCAGCCAACCTCACTTCTTCAAGGGACTGCATCCGGTAATAGGGGTCGTTTAACAGACGCGATCGCGTGGGCTGTAGCGCACCTTGGAGTGATTTTCCCCGCGTCCTATTGTTGAACCATTCCGAAAGTCCCATTGTCCGCATTTCCCGTCAGTACATCCAGCGACTTTACATTCCAGTCACTTTACATCCCAGTTACCTGGCATTCAGTTATTTTGCATCCAGGAGCTGTCGCCGCTTTTGTTCAAATTCATACTCTGAGATTAAACCTTCCTGCCGCAATTCTTCTAACTCCCTCAGTGCATCACCGATGGCTGAAATCTGCTGAGCTGTCTGCACAGAACGATTGGCTTCGGAGCCGATCCCGCTAAACGGAAAGCGAGCTTGCCCAGCCTCCAGCGGTAGGGATAATCCTTGCTCAAATCCTTCTGAATGAAATAAATACCAGACGGCTTCAATCAGGCTGGCGATACGCGGAACGGGATTCCACGGATTTACCAACGAGAGCGTCAAATAAAGACAGCCCCAGCCCGGTTGCCCCAGATAAAACTTATGCCAGCCCGAAATCGGCGAGACAGCCCCAGCCAGCGCCAGCAGTGCCGCAACGCGACGATCCTTCGATTTTCCCACCATGAAGCAGTTTAGCCCTTGAAAAATCTATCTGAACAGATCTACT
This is a stretch of genomic DNA from Leptolyngbya ohadii IS1. It encodes these proteins:
- a CDS encoding SHOCT domain-containing protein, with translation MVGKSKDRRVAALLALAGAVSPISGWHKFYLGQPGWGCLYLTLSLVNPWNPVPRIASLIEAVWYLFHSEGFEQGLSLPLEAGQARFPFSGIGSEANRSVQTAQQISAIGDALRELEELRQEGLISEYEFEQKRRQLLDAK
- a CDS encoding histone deacetylase family protein; this encodes MDLPLIYHPNYIAPLPPGHRFPMQKFRLLYEALIADGVAHPSQFHQPELPPIDWIQAVHTSEYVQAYREGTLDPKAQRRIGLPWSPALVNRTCIAVGGTILTARLALQRGLACQTAGGTHHAFPDYGSGFCIFNDLAIASRVLLQEGLVQKILIVDLDVHQGDGTAFIFQNDPRVFTFSMHCGVNFPGTKQQSDLDVPLPEGMEDDEYLQTLAAYLPDLLSQVKPDLVFYDAGVDVHLGDRLGKLALSDRGVFCREMQVLSTCLSLGYPVACVIGGGYAEDMSALVYRHSLLHRAASDVYRQFG
- a CDS encoding helix-hairpin-helix domain-containing protein — protein: MGLSEWFNNRTRGKSLQGALQPTRSRLLNDPYYRMQSLEEVRLAAALGIRIDVNQACVDDWLRLPGLSIHQARSLVALSQSGVAFHCIEDIAAALNLPIQRLRPLEPVLQFCYYDPDRLDQIARLNANTASLEQLLRLPAIDPILAQAIVQQRQSRPYRNLADLQQRLNLPASLTADLMHYLVF